A DNA window from Lycium ferocissimum isolate CSIRO_LF1 unplaced genomic scaffold, AGI_CSIRO_Lferr_CH_V1 ctg10997, whole genome shotgun sequence contains the following coding sequences:
- the LOC132041624 gene encoding uncharacterized protein LOC132041624 has product MAKKQLIEALDLLLKDLMDTKLLFGGKVVVFGGDFRQTLPVVRSGIKEDFIEESLLCSGIWNTLEKLRLSVNMRARTDHAFSEYLMQIGSGKAETNCQGKIEIPDSFIVPFISEQESLNVLFKITYPNLYTSSCDMASVTSRVILTTKNDFVDEINDMLIIQFSGDSRTYVAFDENTETHDQSQYEDFLHSLHPPGLPPYKLTLKKGCPVMLLRNLNPCEGLCNGTRLICRDFQKHVISATIASGDFKNTHVFIPRIPLLSSQDEKLPIPFKRTQFPIRLCFAMTINKAEGQTLDFVGVYLREPVFSHGQLCVALSRAKNPNCVKILIRPPTADSNDDHTTYNIAYDEMMKSFKRLPYKLIVPVCNELFKNLIFT; this is encoded by the coding sequence ATGGCCAAAAAACAGCTGATAGAGGCTTTAGATTTATTATTGAAAGACCTGATGGATACGAAGTTACTCTTCGGTGGAAAAGTTGTAGTTTTCGGTGGAGATTTCAGACAAACTCTTCCAGTTGTTCGCAGTGGCATAAAAGAGGATTTCATAGAAGAAAGTTTACTATGTTCCGGTATCTGGAATACACTTGAAAAACTGCGATTATCAGTAAATATGAGAGCAAGAACTGATCATGCCTTTTCTGAATATTTGATGCAAATAGGAAGCGGAAAAGCAGAAACAAATTGTCAGGGTAAGATTGAAATTCCCGATTCTTTTATTGTTCCTTTTATTAGCGAACAAGAATCTTTGaatgttttatttaaaataacttATCCAAATTTATATACATCTTCCTGTGATATGGCCTCTGTGACTTCTCGTGTTATTCTGACAACAAAAAATGATTTCGTTGATGAAATAAATGACATGctcattattcaattctctGGTGATTCTAGAACATATGTTGCATTTGACGAAAACACTGAAACACATGATCAAAGCCAATATGAAGATTTCTTGCATAGTTTACATCCTCCGGGTTTACCTCCGTACAAATTAACTTTGAAAAAAGGTTGTCCAGTAATGTTATTGCGGAATCTAAATCCCTGCGAAGGCTTGTGTAACGGGACACGACTTATATGTCGTGATTTTCAAAAACATGTTATAAGTGCTACAATTGCAAGCGGTGACTTCAAAAACACCCATGTATTTATTCCAAGAATACCGTTATTGTCCTCGCAGGATGAGAAACTGCCTATTCCTTTTAAAAGAACACAATTTCCTATTAGATTATGTTTTGCTATGACAATAAATAAAGCTGAAGGTCAGACTTTAGATTTTGTTGGTGTTTATTTACGAGAGCCTGTTTTTTCACATGGTCAGCTTTGTGTTGCTTTATCACGAGCAAAAAACCCGAATTGTGTAAAAATATTAATCCGGCCGCCAACAGCTGATAGCAACGATGATCATACAACATACAATATAGCATATGATGAAATGATGAAATCATTCAAGCGGCTGCCTTATAAATTGATTGTTCCTGTATGCAATgaactttttaaaaatctgATATTTACTTGA